A window from Setaria italica strain Yugu1 chromosome VIII, Setaria_italica_v2.0, whole genome shotgun sequence encodes these proteins:
- the LOC101785465 gene encoding CCR4-NOT transcription complex subunit 11 produces MSHNEDDAGGASPPPPPPVPAAAPKPSAYVTVGALRGGECADLLALVSAVSRPLEDAVADFRARIAPERRLRFGSAVTFVLEDKMMLQPAERLIAFAILHQGYSSQLANPFVPLLINAACDETSEKAERVFLQLLLSLTNGDNNEVLKQSAVDYLNGSDYASQVLLPREQLEKQCSRDAASSVQSSFRGATVRSAISDPDVFQSGGSSSEVSPIKPNRDNMIASLLQQTSLKGLPPQWIRPPPPRLEILEGELQWLNLDNNHELLWDGSMCADTSRGAVIRDLVEKACKGPLAPAQQEKIVLDLGKDWKLVYHCGMTPQKLRGLVEHNTCIAVEVLSRLINSPDMDEYFNVLVHMEMSLHSMEVVNRLTTAVVLPPGFIHDYISNCIRSCDDIQDKYMQNRLVRLVCVFLQSLIRNKIINVQDLFVEVQAFCIAFSRIREAAGLFRLLKSLE; encoded by the exons ATGTCTCACAACGaggacgacgccggcggcgcctcgccgccgccgccgcccccagtCCCGGCTGCGGCCCCGAAGCCGTCCGCCTACGTGACCGTGGGCGCGCTTCGGGGCGGCGAGTGCGCCGACCTCCTGGCGCTGGTCTCCGCCGTCTCGCGCCCGCTCGAGGACGCCGTCGCGGACTTCCGCGCCCGCATCGCCCCCGAGCGCCGGCTCCGGTTCGGCTCCGCCGTGACCTTTGTCCTCGAG GACAAGATGATGCTTCAACCTGCTGAGCGTTTAATTGCATTTGCAATTCTACATCAAGGTTATTCCTCACAGTTGGCAAATCCGTTTGTTCCTCTTTTAATAAAT GCTGCATGTGATGAAACCTCTGAGAAAGCAGAACGGGTATTTCTCCAACTTTTGTTAAGTTTGACTAATGGGGACAATAATGAG GTTCTGAAGCAGTCTGCTGTAGATTACTTGAATGGATCTGATTATGCATCTCAG GTCTTATTGCCGAGAGAGCAGCTTGAGAAGCAATGCTCCCGTGATGCTGCATCATCCGTGCAGAGTAGTTTCAGAGGTGCTACTGTCAGAAGTGCTATTTCTGACCCAGATGTGTTTCAAAGTGGTGGGAGTTCATCAGA GGTGTCACCAATCAAACCAAATAGAGATAACATGATTGCTAGTTTACTTCAACAAACATCACTCAAAGGATTGCCTCCTCAATGGATACGTCCCCCTCCACCAAGACTTGAAATTCTTGAAGGGGAG TTACAGTGGCTGAACCTAGACAACAACCATGAGCTACTATGGGATGGTAGCATGTGTGCAGACACTAGCCGAGGGGCTGTGATCCGAGATCTTGTCGAAAAAGCTTGTAAAGGTCCACTTGCACCTGCCCAACAAGAG AAAATTGTTTTAGATTTGGGAAAGGACTGGAAGCTAGTCTATCACTGTGGGATGACACCACAGAAGCTCCGT GGCCTTGTTGAACATAATACATGTATAGCTGTCGAAGTTCTTTCAAGGCTAATCAACTCTCCGGACATGGATGA ATACTTTAATGTTCTTGTCCATATGGAAATGAGCTTGCATTCAATGGAAGTAGTAAACAGGCTCACTACTGCAGTTGTTTTACCGCCAGGATTCATTCATGACTACATCTCAAACTGTATTCGATCATGCGACGACATTCAG GACAAGTATATGCAAAACAGGCTAGTGAGATTAGTATGTGTTTTCCTACAGAGCCTTATCCGAAACAAGATAATAAATG TGCAAGATCTCTTCGTCGAGGTGCAAGCATTTTGCATCGCCTTCTCACGAATAAGAGAGGCGGCGGGGCTGTTCAGGCTCCTCAAATCTCTAGAATGA